DNA from Roseimicrobium sp. ORNL1:
GATTCGGAGACCATCGAGCGACACTTTATCAGCACTCATGGGAATGGGGGGGAATCATCAGCTAACAAGGCGTTGCCATGGAGATCAAATGCAATCTGAAAGGAGAGTGCGTCATTCCAAGGTTAGTCCGTGGTGCTGATGAGGTGTTTTGCAATTCCCACGAGGAAAAGGTGTCGCCCGGCTTGGTGCCTAGAGCGTCTGGCAGAGTTCTTCCAGCTGCTCGGCACACTTGCCCCAGCCTTCATGAAAGCCCATCTTTTCGTGCGCTTCGCGATCCTCCGCCTTCCAGTGGCGGGCGATGGCCGTGTAGTTGGTCTTTCCATCGCCAGCGTCTTCCAGGAGGATGATTCCCGTGAAGAACGGCTTCTCAGAGGGGATCCATGCTGACGTATAGGCATCCGTGAAGACGATCTTCTCGTTTTCCACCACTTCAAGATAAACGCCCTTGTTGGGATATTCATTGCCTTCGGGGTCGCACATCACAATCAAGCTGCTGCCACCGGCGCGGACATCGGTCTCCACCTTGGCAATCGTCCAGGGCTTGGGAACGAACCACTGCTTCATCAGCTCAGGGGTGGTCCAGGCCTTGAATATTTTTTCCCTTGAGGTGTTGAGTACGCGCTTGAGAACGAGGTCGAGGTCCGTGATGGTTTCCTTGGCAGCGGTAGTGGTGGAGCTCATGAGTCAGTTGGGTTGGCTTGGCTGGGGTTTTGTATTCCTTTTGATTCCGGCGGCCTCGCCCGTGCGTGGCGCCGTTCATTGCCATGACGAAGCTGTCAGTTCTCGCGGGACATTTCGACGACACATTTCTGAAAAAAAGTCATTCTTCGGGAAGAACGAAGTCATGGCGATTCCGTCACTCTTCGACCCCGTGCACGCGATGAAAGGAAGGTGACAGTAGCCGGGTAGAAGTTCTCCGCAAATTCTCCGCGAATTCTGCTCAAATCTCACCCGCATCCTCCGCATTTTCCTACATGACCCGACGCGAATTTATCGCCGCCACGTCCGCCTTGCCGGCAGCCGCCGCGCTTGGCGCAGAACCCGAGGTGCCGGCACCGAAGGATAAGAAGCCAGCCAAGGCCAAGCCTGCATCCGCTCCCAAGCCGCCGCATCCGCAGATTCCTCCGCTGACTCCCATTCCCGGACCCGCATGCCTGGAGGCGGGGCCCATGCTGGGCCATGTGAGTGATGAGGAGGCGCAAATCTGGGTGAAGGTCTCAAAGCCTGCCACCCTGAAGGTGCGTGTGAGCGAAGATGCGACTTTCTCGGAGCCGCGTGAGGTCGTGTTTGGTCCCGTGGGTGACGCGACTGGTCGCACCGCAGCTGTGCGTATAGACAATCTGCACCCAGACAAGCGCTACTATTATGAGGTGCTCGTCGATGACCGCATCGTGAGCAGCACCCCTCCGCCTTCCTTTGTGGCTGCGTCACCTTCAGCGTGGCATGGCAGGGTCCGTGTGGCCTTTGGCTCCTGTGTCGGTCGTTTGCCGGAGCACTCCGCTGCTGCCTGGGGAGACATTGCTTCACGCGGAAATTTCGACCTCTTCCTGATGCTCGGAGACAATCACTATGGCGATACCACCGAACTGGAACGTCAACGCTTGTACTACACGGCACATCGGCGGATTGCCGGCTTTCGCGAGATCACCGCGCAGCGGCCCGTCTACGCGATCTGGGATGACCATGACTTCGGCCCGAACAACAGCGACTCCACCGCCGTGGGCAAGGAGCACTCGCGCCAGGCTTTCTACGAGTACTGGGCGAATCCCACACGAACCACGGAAAAGGAGGACCCGGCGATCTATCACACCTTCGAGAGGAGCGGCATTGGCTTCTTCATGCTGGATGTCCGCTGGCATCGCACGCCGAACAAGGAACCGGATGGCGAGACAAAGACCATGCTCGGCGCGACGCAGATCGCCTGGCTCAAGCGCGAACTCAAGGCGAGCAGGGCGCGCGTGAAGATCATCGCCAGCGGCAGCGAGTGGCAGACCTACAGCCAGCCGGATAGCTGGGCGAAATTTCTCACCGAGCGTGATGCACTTCTCTCATGGATGCAGCAGGAAGGCATCGAGGGAGTCATCTTCCTCTCGGGAGATCGGCACTTCTCGGCAGGGTACCACATCCATGACAAGTGGGTGGAGTTCACTGCAGGCCCCTTGGGAAGTGAAAATCAGAAGGACGCCACGGCGGTGGTATCTCCGGAGACCTTCACCATTCATCACGATGGCAAGCTGTGGATGGTGCTGGATATCGATTGCTCCACCGCCACACCATCTGTGAGCTATGAGGTCTGGCAGGCAGGCGAGGGGATGGTTGAATCCAAGCCCGTGGCCTGGGATGCCATCTGTGGGCGCGCGCTCATCGCGAAGAGTGATCGCGTGATGGAGGTGCGGGCTGAGCAGGAGAGAAGGAAAGCGGAGAGGAGCTAGAGCGTCCGGAGGTTAGACCTTCTGGTCTGACGTTGGTGGTTGGGTCTTCTGACCCGACCGCACAGGTTTGCGCGCATCAGAACGTCGGACTGGAAAGTCCAACGCCCGTTGTCAGGGCAGAAGCCCTAACCTCCTTTGCGTTCTGAAAAGACAGAACGCCCTCCCGCATTTCCGCAGGAGGGCGTCTGTTTGTTTGTTTCGGACGCAGACCCTTGTCTGCAAAGAGAGAGGCGCTGCTCAGGCCTCGCAGCCACTTCCGCAGCAACCTTCCGCGGCGGCCTTCTCAAGCTCTTCCGGGGACACGTCGCGCACATGCGTGGCGATGGACCACTGGTGGCCGAACGGATCTTCCACGATGCCGTAGAGGTCACCCCAGAACTGTTCGCCGAGGGGCATGATGACCTTGGCACCGGCCTTCACCGCCTTTTCGAAGAGCGCATTCGCATCCTCCACCTGGAGATGGATGGTCACGGAAGTGCCTCCGCGGGCCTTGGGGCCCAGCGCGCCGAAGTCAGGCCACTCATCGACCAGCATCACGTTGGAGTTTCCGATGCCGAGCATGGCATGCATCAGCTTGCCATCCTTGCCGGGGACGCGCCCGAATTCCGTGGCGCCGAATGCTTTCTTGTAGAACTCAATGGCGTCCGCAGCTCCGGCGCAGACGAGATGGGGCGTCACGGTGTTCATGCCATTCGGCACAGGATCCACGGACTTCTTGGAGGGGGCTTCCTTGACAGCAGTTTTCGAGCTCATGATCTGTTTAGGGGATGGAGTTGGTCTTGGGCTTGCGATTTCGGCGAGGGTTGTCTGCACCGTTCATGACCATGACGAACGGGGGCTCCGGCTCAGGACATCGCTCTCAAATCTTTTTTGAGGGCCATTCCAGTCTGACGAATCGCACCTCGCACGGGTGCTTCGCCCCAACGTTTTCTTGAGTTCTCGCTCTGCGCCTGGGTGCGGCTGTCAGTCGCACAAGAGTGCTTGAACAGCAGCGCCTTCCGGGAGATCCTGCTCCGGCTCCATGCGTAGGAAGGCATTTGCCCGGCTGAGGCTGAAGAGGGCATGCGACTGCTGCACACCAGTGGGGGTGAATTTCCCATCCTCGTGAAAACCGCGGATGTAGTGCGGGCGGTCGCCACGGTTCTTCATCGCGCGGGTCAGCGTGGCATTCACGCGTGGCAGCCCCAGAGAAGCAGCACCGGCACCGAGGACTTTCAGCAGCGCTGGCCTCACGAAGAGGTGGAAGGTCACGTGCGAAGACACCGGGTTCCCCGGAAGGCCAAAGAGATGGCATGGACGGGATAAAGTGGACGTCTTCGCGAAGAGCACTGGCTTGCCCGGCTTCACCTTTACACGCCAGAACTCCGCGGGAACACCGAGAGCCTTCAGCGCGGGCTTGATGTAGTCATGCTCGCCCACGGACACACCGCCGGAGAGGATGATGAAGTCATGCCGCTGAGTCAGCTGGCGCAAGGCAGCCACGGTTTCTTCAAGATTATCCCGCAGGTGATGAATCGTGATGGGCGAGGTGACGCCAGCACTACGCAGCATCGCTTCCAGCATGATGCCATTGGAATTGTACAGTTTTCCTGGTGGCAATGGCTCGCCGGGAGGGATGAGTTCATCACCTGTCGTGACCACCGCGATGCGTGGTACTTCGGAAATGTCGATGTGAGTGAGTCCCTGCGAAGCCAGCACGGCGAGGCGCGCGGCATTGAGTGGCTCGCCTTTATCCACGATGCGCTGGCCTACGCAAAGGTCGCAGCCGAGCACACGGACGTTTTCTCCGGGCTCCACCGGCTCCTTGCACACAATGGATTTTTTCTCTGTATCCGTGGAAACATCCTCCTGCATGATCACCGCATCCGCTCCGGGTGGCATGGGTGCTCCGGTGAAGATGCGGATGGCTGTGTGCGGCTCCAGCGTGATGCTGGAGATTTCCCCTGCGGCGGTGGCGCCAATAACCCGCAGCGGCTCTGCGGTGCGGGTGTCCTCCGCACGGACTGCATAGCCATCCATTGCTGAGTTGTCGAAGCCGGGCAGGGGAATGTTGGCGTGCACGGCCCGGGCAGCATAGCTCTGCAGGGCCTCGCGAAGAGGTACGCTCCTTGGAGGAAGAGGCGTGACGGAGGTGAGGATGTGTTCGAGGGCTTCTTGCTCGGTGAGCATGGGCGGAGATGGTGGACGCGTGGTCGTGTACGGCTTCTCTTATACACGAACGTCCACAAAGCGACCTCAAATGGCAGGGCATGGAAGGGAGGTGTCTTGACGGTGTCCGGTGACCAATGAAAGAGGCTGCAATCCGGGGCGTTACCCCATTGACGCCTGAACTGGAAACTGGGAGACTCCAGGCAACAACTACAACCCACGGGGAGGTCTTCGTATGAATGAACTGCAATCCCGACGCGCGTTCCTGTCCAATGTCGGCAAGGGAACCATCGCCGCCACCATCGGTCCCGCTCTCGCCGGCGAGTTGGGCCTTGCACCGTCAGCCGCTGCGGCAGACGGTCCCAAAGCGCTGAACTTCGGGGATATGGAGCCTCTGGTGTGCTTCATGCAGGAGACACCCATCGCGGGCCTGCAGGCTGGCCTCGCGGAAAAGGTCAAAGCCGGTGTGCCACTGAAGAAGCTCGTGGCCGCAGGTGTCTTGGCGAATGCGCGAACCTTTGGCGGGGAGGACTACGTAGGCTTCCACACGCTCATGGCGCTGAGCCCGGCGCTCTCCATGTCTGCAAACATGGCTTCCGAGAAGGAAAAGGCCCTTCCCATTTTCAAAGTGCTCTATCGCAATACGAACCGCATCCAGGAGCATGGCGGGCGTGGCAGTGAAGTGCTGCATGAGGTGGATGGCCTGGCATCCGGCCTGACAGCATCGCCGACGGAACTGCTGCAGGTGATGAAGACCAAGGATGAGGCCGCAACGGAGAGAATGATGGCCCGCATGATCTCGCGGGATCCTGAAGAGGCCTTCGATGCGCTGCTCTACTGTGTTCAGGAGAATCCTGAGGTGCACCGGACGGTGCTGCCGTATCGTGCATGGGATCTGCTGGATGTGGTGGGCGATGAGAACGCGAGCACCATGCTACGCCAGTCGCTGCACTACTGCCTGAAGTCGGAAAAGTATCGCAAGCCGGAGTGGGAGGAACACAGTCGCATGCTCACGAAGCTTTTGGACGAGTACAAGCTGCTGGAGAAGGGCTCGGGCACGCGGTCCGCAGAGGACGCGTATGTGGAGGAACTGAGCAAGACCATCTTCGAAGGCACCGCCGAGCAGGCTGCAGGTGCCGTGGCCCACGCGCTGGCAGAGGGCTTTGATCCCATGGCCATCGGCGAGGCGATCTCGCTCGCGGCGAATCAACTCGTGCTGCGCGATGTCGGCAGGCCACCAGCATGGGAGTCTCCAGGCAAGCCCGTGGGAAGCGTGCATGGCGACTCTGTCGGCGTACATGCGTCCGATTCCGTTCACGCTTGGCGTAACCTCGCCGACATTGCCAAGGGCCGGAATGCCCATGCCTGCCTCATCCTGGGAGCATGGCAGGTCGCGCGAGATCGTGGCTACTCCGGCGAGGGCCGCGATTTCCTGAAGTGGGAGCCCATTCCCTCCAAACACCAGATTGGCAGCGTGAAAGGCAAGGATCAGGACGCGCTCCTTGCGGAACTGGACGAGGCCATCAAGGGCAACCTGCAGGCGCAATCCTCCGCGATCGTGCACCAGTGCGGCCAGCTCGGCATTCCGGAGAAATCTGTCTTCCAGCGCCTGCTGCGCTATGCCGTCAGCGAAGATGGAGCCCTGCACGCGGAGAAGTACTACCAGACCACCTGGGACGAATTCCACCGCACCCGCCCAAGCTTCCGCTGGCGTCACCTCGTGGGCCTCGCCCGCGTCACCGCCAGTGAGTATGGCCGGCCTGCGGCGGGGCAGGCGGAGGCGAGGGAGTTGTTGGGGGTATAGGCAAGGTGTAGTTCAGGTCTGGTGAGAGTGTGCACGTTAATGGCTCGCTATTTGGGTCATTGCGCTGCACAGTTTCACAGTTGCATTTCGATGAAGAATCCCAAAGTCGGAAAGTTGTACTCCTTCGTGCGTAAGCGCGGTGATACGTTCGAGCACACAGAGTACAGACGGCATGAGGATGGTAGTTCTGGTTTTCTTGCAGACGGGCACTACGCTATCTTCGAAGGCCATCCCGACGGTTGGGAACAGGCGTTGTGCGAACTCGAAAGGCGGGGATTTGTCGAGTTGAGTGAGGCACGAGCCGCAGGGATTGTACCAGACGAGTGGGTGCCCACGAAGGAGAACTCTACGCTTCAAGGCTGCATGAATGATGTCAGGGCAATACTTGACTCAGCGACCTGATCGTGTTTTTCAATGGCACCATGGAAGCCCGAAGGCCCTTCGACTTCCCGTTCTCTGAATGGTTGCCCGCTCACTCTGACGGTCCTCCTCCGAAGTGCCCTCAAAGCGGAAAACAAAGTGGCGGCATCTCAATGCCGCCACTGCGTAAATGGAATGATGATAGCTTAACCTTTGGCAGTACTAGCCCCCACCAGCCCCCACCATGCTCGCGTCTGGCGCGCACATGCGGGCGGGATCCAGGGCTTCATTGAGCTCGGCTTCCGTGATGCCGAGTTCATCAAGGCGTGCCATGCAGAGCTGGCGGACGGGCGTGCCGGTCTTCGCGCTTTCCTTCGCGATGATGGCGGCCTTGTCGTAGCCGATCTTCGAGTTCAGGCCGGTCACCATGGCGAGACTGTACTCGATGAAGTTCTTGCAACGGTCTTCCTTGGCTTCGATGCCCTCCACGCAGCGCGTGGTGAAGATACCGACAGCGTTCGTCAGAAGCTCGATGCTTTCCAGGATGGCCGCGCCCATGGCTGGCATCATCACATTGAGG
Protein-coding regions in this window:
- the glp gene encoding gephyrin-like molybdotransferase Glp, with translation MLTEQEALEHILTSVTPLPPRSVPLREALQSYAARAVHANIPLPGFDNSAMDGYAVRAEDTRTAEPLRVIGATAAGEISSITLEPHTAIRIFTGAPMPPGADAVIMQEDVSTDTEKKSIVCKEPVEPGENVRVLGCDLCVGQRIVDKGEPLNAARLAVLASQGLTHIDISEVPRIAVVTTGDELIPPGEPLPPGKLYNSNGIMLEAMLRSAGVTSPITIHHLRDNLEETVAALRQLTQRHDFIILSGGVSVGEHDYIKPALKALGVPAEFWRVKVKPGKPVLFAKTSTLSRPCHLFGLPGNPVSSHVTFHLFVRPALLKVLGAGAASLGLPRVNATLTRAMKNRGDRPHYIRGFHEDGKFTPTGVQQSHALFSLSRANAFLRMEPEQDLPEGAAVQALLCD
- a CDS encoding alkaline phosphatase D family protein; the encoded protein is MTRREFIAATSALPAAAALGAEPEVPAPKDKKPAKAKPASAPKPPHPQIPPLTPIPGPACLEAGPMLGHVSDEEAQIWVKVSKPATLKVRVSEDATFSEPREVVFGPVGDATGRTAAVRIDNLHPDKRYYYEVLVDDRIVSSTPPPSFVAASPSAWHGRVRVAFGSCVGRLPEHSAAAWGDIASRGNFDLFLMLGDNHYGDTTELERQRLYYTAHRRIAGFREITAQRPVYAIWDDHDFGPNNSDSTAVGKEHSRQAFYEYWANPTRTTEKEDPAIYHTFERSGIGFFMLDVRWHRTPNKEPDGETKTMLGATQIAWLKRELKASRARVKIIASGSEWQTYSQPDSWAKFLTERDALLSWMQQEGIEGVIFLSGDRHFSAGYHIHDKWVEFTAGPLGSENQKDATAVVSPETFTIHHDGKLWMVLDIDCSTATPSVSYEVWQAGEGMVESKPVAWDAICGRALIAKSDRVMEVRAEQERRKAERS
- a CDS encoding SRPBCC family protein — its product is MSSTTTAAKETITDLDLVLKRVLNTSREKIFKAWTTPELMKQWFVPKPWTIAKVETDVRAGGSSLIVMCDPEGNEYPNKGVYLEVVENEKIVFTDAYTSAWIPSEKPFFTGIILLEDAGDGKTNYTAIARHWKAEDREAHEKMGFHEGWGKCAEQLEELCQTL
- a CDS encoding VOC family protein, whose amino-acid sequence is MSSKTAVKEAPSKKSVDPVPNGMNTVTPHLVCAGAADAIEFYKKAFGATEFGRVPGKDGKLMHAMLGIGNSNVMLVDEWPDFGALGPKARGGTSVTIHLQVEDANALFEKAVKAGAKVIMPLGEQFWGDLYGIVEDPFGHQWSIATHVRDVSPEELEKAAAEGCCGSGCEA